Proteins encoded together in one Bradyrhizobium sp. CB82 window:
- a CDS encoding enoyl-CoA hydratase-related protein, whose translation MPDHHLTIDAGIATITFDNPPLNLMTTALMGVLEGHLDTIDADPTVRVLILTGSRKAFGAGSDVREFPGYAEAGNVLNKKLIRENKVFRRIDHLPIPTIAAIHGLAFGGGLELASACDLIVVDEDARLALPEIKLGVFPGSGGSVRISRRIGEARAKEMMFLGEPIDAATALSWGLINRVAPSGKAMEVALDLARQLIARPKLALSVCKTAVDLAFDVSEDEAMARTLLMCDLVSSSAETREGVRAFFAKEAPDFSRVSSSLYRPS comes from the coding sequence ATGCCTGACCATCACCTGACAATCGATGCGGGGATCGCGACGATTACGTTCGACAACCCGCCGCTCAACCTGATGACGACTGCTCTGATGGGCGTTCTCGAAGGTCATCTCGATACGATCGATGCAGACCCAACCGTGCGCGTGCTCATTCTGACCGGAAGCCGCAAGGCCTTTGGCGCGGGTTCGGATGTGCGAGAATTCCCCGGGTATGCGGAAGCCGGGAATGTCCTCAACAAGAAGCTAATCCGCGAAAATAAGGTTTTTCGCCGAATCGATCACCTGCCGATTCCGACGATCGCAGCCATTCACGGCCTTGCCTTCGGCGGTGGACTTGAGCTCGCTTCGGCCTGCGACCTTATCGTCGTCGATGAGGATGCGCGGCTCGCGTTGCCGGAGATCAAGCTTGGGGTCTTCCCAGGCAGTGGAGGATCGGTTCGTATCAGCCGCCGCATCGGCGAGGCTCGCGCGAAGGAAATGATGTTCTTGGGCGAACCGATCGATGCGGCGACAGCGCTGTCCTGGGGGCTGATCAATCGCGTGGCGCCGAGCGGCAAAGCAATGGAGGTCGCGCTGGATCTTGCACGGCAGCTTATTGCTCGTCCCAAGCTCGCGCTTTCGGTATGCAAGACGGCCGTGGATCTTGCCTTCGACGTCTCGGAGGACGAGGCGATGGCCCGCACGCTGTTGATGTGCGATCTCGTTTCCAGTTCAGCCGAGACCCGGGAAGGCGTTCGAGCGTTCTTCGCCAAGGAAGCGCCCGACTTCAGCCGGGTGTCGTCCAGCCTCTATCGCCCCTCCTGA
- a CDS encoding AAA family ATPase produces the protein MDENRLKPIAEDRYDKRDPRMALAAAAFEAATSPSVRRKLADSKQPIAVVVRVPTPAWVAPVADYCQKVFGRSWILISRDGTDRQHRSDKGSDVVAFELTKHSVVGVAADVGVLPSTLVAAADLTIELGSSGSVVSDAVARFGGKPHNVDFSGLTVVGVDFPDILATFRSGWSARKIRDRLAVTSGRIGADTAAHDLPDLRLAVEFGEARRWALALAKDIEDYRAKRIPWSALDRGAVVFSEPGLGKSLWARMVARECRVPLLESSVAEWFNGTGYIHDVIRAERLVFAQARTLASQADSGCCILFLDECDAIPNRATMSDRNRDYWTPILGDILTNLDNGIAGTSNGKSKRTGIIVIGATNRIADLDAALMRPGRLERAIEIRRPDFVGTLNILRFHVAGDVAERDLEEIAGLIEGATGAEVMQYVRDGRRIARARGGALSPADLRAAVLPKSDFAPDTLRRICVHEAGHAVATLALGCAVVKRCVVRSGTDSLGETLSETTENDLPTKSDIEDRVVAILSGRAAEEIVFGVVSANAGGDIKSDLATASRFVGVLHFSVGLGGSLVHVVGPNDIHQLLRTDPLLQRKVGRHLKALYRRALRIMTDHRGAIEAVAQQLSKRRHLSGDEIRRIYEASIAGRAVGCSLRQ, from the coding sequence CGAGAACCGGCTCAAGCCGATCGCGGAAGATCGCTACGACAAGCGTGACCCGCGGATGGCGCTTGCTGCCGCCGCCTTCGAAGCGGCTACTTCGCCGTCCGTTCGCCGGAAGCTCGCCGACAGCAAGCAACCGATCGCGGTCGTGGTCCGAGTCCCCACACCGGCCTGGGTCGCGCCGGTTGCCGACTATTGCCAGAAGGTTTTCGGCCGTTCCTGGATACTGATCTCCCGAGACGGCACCGATCGGCAGCATCGCTCCGACAAGGGATCGGACGTGGTGGCCTTCGAGCTGACGAAGCACTCCGTTGTCGGCGTCGCCGCCGATGTCGGGGTCCTGCCGTCCACGCTGGTCGCCGCGGCCGACCTCACGATCGAGCTCGGGTCGTCCGGCTCGGTCGTGAGCGACGCCGTCGCGCGCTTCGGCGGCAAGCCTCACAACGTCGATTTTTCCGGGCTTACCGTCGTTGGCGTGGACTTTCCCGATATCCTGGCGACGTTTCGGTCCGGGTGGTCTGCCCGCAAGATCCGCGATCGCCTGGCGGTGACGTCGGGGAGGATCGGCGCGGACACCGCCGCACACGACCTGCCCGACCTGCGCCTCGCAGTGGAGTTCGGAGAGGCGCGCCGCTGGGCGTTGGCACTTGCGAAAGACATCGAGGATTATCGCGCGAAAAGAATTCCATGGTCCGCTCTGGACCGTGGCGCCGTGGTCTTTTCAGAGCCTGGCCTCGGCAAGTCGCTTTGGGCGAGAATGGTGGCGCGGGAGTGCCGGGTTCCCTTGTTGGAATCTTCAGTGGCTGAGTGGTTCAACGGAACCGGCTACATCCACGACGTTATCCGCGCCGAGCGCCTGGTGTTCGCGCAGGCGAGGACGCTTGCATCTCAAGCGGATTCTGGCTGTTGTATTCTATTTCTAGATGAGTGCGACGCGATCCCAAATCGCGCAACGATGTCGGATCGCAACAGGGACTACTGGACCCCAATCTTGGGGGACATCCTGACCAATTTGGACAACGGCATAGCCGGCACCAGCAACGGTAAGAGCAAGAGGACCGGCATCATCGTCATAGGTGCAACTAACCGGATCGCCGATCTCGACGCCGCGTTGATGCGTCCGGGGCGTCTCGAGCGCGCGATCGAGATTAGGAGGCCCGACTTCGTCGGAACGCTGAACATCCTGCGTTTTCACGTCGCGGGAGACGTCGCCGAGCGCGATCTCGAAGAGATAGCCGGCCTGATTGAGGGGGCGACCGGCGCGGAGGTTATGCAGTATGTGCGCGATGGCCGCCGAATCGCGCGTGCTCGTGGCGGAGCACTTTCCCCGGCCGACCTGAGAGCCGCGGTACTGCCGAAGAGCGACTTCGCCCCCGACACCCTGCGGCGGATCTGCGTCCACGAAGCGGGGCACGCGGTCGCCACCTTGGCGTTGGGCTGCGCGGTGGTGAAACGCTGCGTCGTACGCAGCGGGACAGATAGCTTGGGCGAGACGCTGTCGGAGACGACAGAGAACGATCTACCCACCAAGAGCGACATCGAAGATCGTGTCGTGGCGATCCTGTCGGGGCGGGCGGCTGAGGAAATTGTATTTGGAGTCGTGTCCGCCAACGCGGGCGGCGACATCAAGAGCGATCTAGCGACCGCCTCGCGCTTCGTGGGCGTCCTTCATTTCTCCGTGGGACTCGGTGGTTCGCTCGTTCATGTGGTGGGACCAAACGACATCCATCAGCTTTTGAGGACGGACCCACTCCTGCAACGAAAGGTCGGTCGGCATCTCAAGGCGCTATACCGGCGCGCACTCCGCATCATGACGGATCATCGTGGCGCAATCGAAGCAGTTGCTCAACAACTGAGCAAGCGCAGGCATCTCTCCGGCGATGAAATCCGCAGAATCTACGAAGCTTCGATTGCTGGGCGCGCCGTTGGTTGTTCACTTCGGCAGTAG
- a CDS encoding CaiB/BaiF CoA-transferase family protein, with product MLEQMRVLSFSHWLQGPAASQYLGDMGADVIKVEPLEGAFERRFSPAGAYVDGHSSSLLAANRNKRSIAIDLKHPKAKRIIHRLVETIDVVTENYRVGVLDRLGFGFKDLQRTKPNLIYASATGWGVHGPMVQEPGQDLLAQARTGLIAATGDLATLPSSVGAAIVDQHGGALLALGILAAYVKRLATGEGTRVESSLLTSAIDLQAETLTHFFARRATRANIERDPHIGLWFSDAPYGVYRLCDAHIAVSAGGKFEDLPRLLGIPELAELGPDGRKTRRDEYAKLFAAKLETMTFDEVAAVLTSQGIWFSRIQSYEDLPDDPQIAAIGALTHVPVGEAHATLVTHPIRYDGEVRPVRHLPLALGGSTRAVLQEAGYTEDEIAALAAEKAIGVADPN from the coding sequence ATGCTCGAACAGATGAGGGTGCTAAGCTTTTCACATTGGCTTCAGGGTCCAGCCGCTTCCCAATATCTGGGCGATATGGGCGCCGACGTGATCAAAGTGGAGCCACTCGAGGGCGCTTTCGAGAGACGATTCAGCCCCGCGGGAGCCTATGTGGATGGACATTCCAGCAGCCTCTTGGCAGCAAACCGCAATAAGCGGTCAATTGCGATCGATTTGAAGCATCCGAAGGCCAAACGGATCATTCATCGGCTCGTAGAAACGATTGATGTTGTTACCGAGAACTACCGCGTCGGTGTTCTCGACCGTCTAGGCTTCGGGTTCAAGGATCTGCAACGGACGAAGCCCAATCTCATCTATGCATCCGCCACGGGTTGGGGTGTGCATGGTCCTATGGTTCAAGAACCAGGACAGGATTTGCTTGCCCAAGCGCGTACGGGCCTGATCGCAGCGACCGGCGATCTTGCTACGCTACCGTCGAGCGTTGGTGCCGCGATCGTCGATCAGCACGGCGGGGCGCTTCTGGCGCTCGGCATTCTTGCAGCCTATGTGAAGCGCCTTGCAACCGGTGAGGGGACGCGGGTCGAATCGAGCCTCCTTACATCTGCAATCGATCTGCAAGCCGAGACGCTGACCCATTTCTTCGCTCGGCGGGCAACGCGGGCGAATATCGAGCGAGACCCGCATATCGGGCTTTGGTTCTCCGATGCTCCCTATGGCGTCTACCGGCTGTGCGATGCGCACATAGCCGTCAGTGCGGGAGGGAAATTCGAAGACCTGCCTAGGCTCCTCGGCATTCCGGAATTGGCAGAGCTCGGACCGGACGGCCGCAAAACGCGGCGGGACGAATATGCCAAATTGTTCGCCGCGAAACTCGAGACGATGACATTCGACGAAGTTGCTGCAGTGCTGACGTCGCAGGGGATCTGGTTCTCACGGATACAGTCCTATGAGGACCTCCCCGATGATCCCCAAATTGCGGCCATTGGAGCATTAACCCACGTTCCGGTTGGGGAGGCCCACGCGACGCTAGTCACTCACCCCATTCGGTATGATGGCGAAGTGCGCCCAGTGCGCCACCTTCCGCTCGCTCTTGGCGGTTCGACGCGGGCGGTGTTGCAAGAAGCCGGTTATACGGAAGACGAGATCGCTGCCCTCGCGGCCGAAAAAGCCATTGGGGTCGCCGATCCCAACTAA
- a CDS encoding FAD-dependent oxidoreductase translates to MSDSVDLHLAADRSATIASRADVVVVGGGPAGVCAAVAAARQGASVVLLERYSYLGGLASGGMVLVLDDMCSGSEITVMGLCAEYIDRMQRENLVVVPPPHERTARPEHYRKWARWGLFDLYARTKPPPVCYAATFDPDSWKRVSTEMVREAGVETRLHSWFSRAIVEDDRIRGVVCETKSGRQAIMADVVIDASGDLDVLASAGAPFAHEQYLVTNVFRLGGVDTEEADRFQHEEPEAFARIDGQARKIIGGSWEFWWLKTPLPGIVWCNCPHLTGIDGLDVADMTRAEYETRRRADQLVDYVKQNLPGFQKCFVVDFAPQLGVRQTRLLQGEYVVTKEDITNRRWFADSVARGRDYFTPYRALQPKGLVNALAAGRHYSATSTAQKISREIPPCMAMGEAAGVAAAMALESEANVKNVDIERLRRRLRELGAIPGDKPAASTAASELNNKFDLQT, encoded by the coding sequence ATGTCAGACAGCGTCGATCTTCACCTTGCCGCCGATCGTTCAGCCACGATCGCGTCGCGCGCCGATGTCGTAGTGGTTGGAGGCGGACCGGCGGGTGTTTGCGCAGCCGTTGCGGCAGCACGGCAGGGCGCATCCGTCGTTCTTCTCGAACGCTATTCCTACCTTGGCGGCCTTGCCTCCGGCGGTATGGTTTTGGTGCTCGATGACATGTGCTCGGGCTCGGAAATTACGGTGATGGGCCTTTGCGCTGAGTACATTGACAGGATGCAACGCGAGAATCTAGTTGTGGTCCCTCCCCCCCATGAACGGACGGCTAGGCCGGAGCATTATCGAAAGTGGGCGCGCTGGGGCCTGTTCGATCTTTATGCGCGTACAAAGCCTCCCCCCGTCTGCTATGCGGCGACCTTCGATCCGGATAGCTGGAAGCGTGTCTCGACTGAGATGGTGCGCGAAGCGGGCGTCGAGACGAGACTGCACAGCTGGTTTTCCCGCGCTATCGTCGAAGACGACCGCATCCGCGGCGTAGTCTGCGAGACGAAATCGGGCCGTCAGGCAATCATGGCAGATGTTGTAATCGATGCCAGCGGGGACCTTGATGTTCTCGCCTCCGCCGGCGCTCCGTTTGCGCACGAGCAATACTTAGTGACCAATGTTTTCCGACTGGGCGGCGTGGATACCGAGGAGGCCGACCGCTTCCAGCACGAGGAGCCGGAGGCGTTCGCACGCATCGATGGACAGGCGCGCAAGATTATCGGCGGCTCCTGGGAGTTCTGGTGGCTTAAGACTCCGCTGCCTGGAATCGTGTGGTGCAACTGCCCGCACCTGACTGGAATTGATGGCCTTGATGTCGCCGACATGACGCGGGCCGAGTACGAAACCCGACGACGCGCTGACCAACTCGTCGACTACGTGAAACAGAACCTTCCCGGCTTCCAAAAGTGTTTCGTCGTGGATTTCGCACCGCAGCTTGGCGTCCGTCAGACGCGACTGCTGCAAGGCGAGTACGTCGTGACGAAGGAAGACATTACCAACCGTCGCTGGTTTGCCGACTCAGTTGCGCGTGGGCGGGACTACTTCACGCCCTATAGAGCGCTTCAGCCGAAGGGCCTCGTAAACGCGCTCGCCGCGGGGCGGCACTATTCCGCAACATCGACCGCTCAGAAGATCTCGCGCGAGATCCCGCCCTGCATGGCAATGGGTGAGGCCGCCGGAGTGGCTGCGGCCATGGCGCTCGAAAGCGAAGCAAACGTAAAGAACGTTGATATCGAGCGTCTTCGCCGGCGCCTGCGGGAATTGGGAGCGATTCCGGGCGACAAACCTGCCGCGTCGACGGCCGCTTCGGAACTGAACAACAAGTTCGATCTGCAGACGTAA
- a CDS encoding AMP-binding protein — MNMMETPTVETLVWSAARRNPNGVAVVSQAGSETWSAFAWRVSQIARALIKDGLRPGMHVCVLAGNSPAHLATTYAVWAAGAVLVPLNTRLSSSELGAILSHVEAAALLFDGAHANTAHTIAAECQISRALQIENLNELREPTPTGRLPSMPTILRSGEDREIAGIIYTGGTTGTPKGAMLTGRSFLRQAEILLDIMRHDTMSVYLHISPLFHLSGLTHTHGITLAAGTHVFPGSTKPDDVFASIADHGVNVLGLVPTYLATLLENVSGHKATLQRIEHVGYGASPISEPLLRRAIQELPNASFHQVYGQTEAGGSCLTLPPEAHRLEKSRRERLSMAGIALPGFDVRIFGEDDRECIPGETGEIVVRGEGVMARYWRDPARTLEVLRNGWLRTGDMGRRDEDGYIAVVGRLKDLIITGGENVYAGEVERVLEALPGVRSCAVVGVPDPHWGEAVHAFVVRDPGARLTEPDIRQFCRSHIAAYKCPKRVWIDDKPLPLTGVGKIMKSKLREQALALMTTGSTPTILSEPAASSA, encoded by the coding sequence ATGAACATGATGGAAACGCCCACAGTTGAAACCCTTGTCTGGAGCGCGGCGCGCCGGAATCCCAACGGCGTAGCAGTCGTTTCCCAAGCAGGCTCCGAGACATGGTCCGCCTTTGCCTGGCGGGTTTCTCAGATTGCGCGCGCCTTAATAAAGGACGGCCTTAGACCCGGTATGCATGTCTGTGTGCTGGCTGGAAATTCTCCGGCCCATCTTGCGACGACCTATGCCGTCTGGGCCGCGGGAGCCGTCCTGGTCCCCCTGAACACACGATTGTCGTCCAGCGAACTCGGCGCCATCCTTTCTCATGTCGAGGCTGCCGCTCTGCTGTTTGATGGGGCGCACGCCAATACTGCGCACACAATCGCGGCCGAATGCCAAATCTCTCGCGCGCTGCAGATAGAGAATCTCAACGAGCTCCGCGAGCCTACGCCGACGGGCCGCCTGCCATCTATGCCAACGATCCTCCGTTCCGGCGAAGATCGGGAGATTGCCGGCATCATTTACACGGGAGGGACTACGGGTACTCCCAAGGGGGCAATGCTCACTGGGCGCTCATTTCTGAGACAGGCAGAGATTTTGCTGGATATTATGCGCCACGACACGATGTCCGTTTATCTTCACATCAGCCCCCTCTTTCATCTATCTGGGCTGACGCACACACACGGAATCACGCTGGCCGCCGGGACTCATGTTTTTCCCGGCTCCACCAAACCTGACGATGTGTTCGCATCGATCGCCGATCACGGTGTAAATGTTCTAGGCCTCGTGCCCACCTATCTAGCCACGCTCCTCGAGAACGTCTCTGGCCACAAGGCAACACTTCAGCGCATCGAACATGTCGGATACGGAGCGTCGCCAATCAGCGAGCCCCTCTTGCGGCGCGCGATTCAAGAGCTGCCAAACGCCTCTTTTCACCAGGTTTACGGGCAGACGGAAGCCGGAGGTTCCTGCCTGACCCTGCCACCAGAGGCCCACCGTCTAGAGAAATCAAGACGTGAGCGACTGAGCATGGCCGGCATTGCGCTCCCCGGATTCGACGTTCGCATCTTCGGCGAGGACGACCGGGAATGCATTCCTGGTGAGACAGGCGAAATCGTTGTACGTGGTGAGGGTGTTATGGCTCGCTATTGGCGAGATCCTGCACGCACATTGGAGGTTTTGCGCAACGGTTGGCTGAGAACCGGCGACATGGGCCGTCGTGACGAGGATGGGTATATCGCTGTGGTCGGCCGGTTGAAGGATTTGATCATCACGGGCGGAGAAAACGTCTACGCTGGCGAAGTCGAACGCGTGCTCGAAGCCTTGCCCGGCGTACGGAGCTGCGCGGTGGTCGGCGTTCCAGATCCGCATTGGGGCGAGGCAGTGCACGCCTTTGTCGTGCGCGATCCGGGCGCCAGACTGACCGAACCCGATATTAGACAATTCTGCCGATCCCATATCGCCGCATACAAATGCCCCAAAAGAGTATGGATCGACGACAAACCGCTGCCTTTGACGGGGGTGGGTAAGATCATGAAGAGCAAGCTTCGGGAGCAAGCGCTCGCCTTGATGACAACAGGCTCTACTCCGACCATTCTCAGCGAGCCTGCAGCCTCCTCCGCCTGA
- a CDS encoding argininosuccinate lyase: MRAHSAAILLSAALIVPSQAAPRDRFFWLSEINKASAVMIVERGIVPKPLGTKIFDAINKVDSAGDAPGAARSGDYLVVEKDLMATGGPDISRLHSGRSRQDIGSTTQRLITRDDFLTAFEKLNGMRDALLALGAQAPNAILPAYTWGVQAQPVTLGHYVSAYANALDRQAARMREAYARLNQSPLGAAALGTSSFPVDRPRLAELLGFDAPVENSLDANQVSPIDGGAELAGLAISSALILGAFIADVTTQYAQTEPWIILTEGNETGISSIMPQKRNPSGLVRLRAEASTLIGEAATFAIIAHNVEPGMSDYKDFGNPKEYPNVMLRDKAALFAHAEDMIRTMRFRPERALDEVNSDYSTTTELADTLQREADVPFRIGHHFASELVNYGRGHRLRASQIPYAEAQRIYVDIATAAKMETKLPLSEEQFRRSLSAENMVEASKGLGGPQPAEVARMLKGARDRLAADRAWLDATRTKLSDASQKLQQAFTGLREVK, translated from the coding sequence ATGCGCGCTCATTCCGCTGCAATCCTGTTGTCGGCCGCTCTCATCGTCCCGTCACAGGCCGCCCCGCGCGACCGCTTCTTCTGGCTGTCGGAGATCAACAAGGCCTCCGCCGTGATGATTGTCGAGCGCGGCATCGTGCCGAAGCCGCTGGGCACCAAGATCTTTGATGCGATCAACAAGGTCGATAGCGCGGGCGATGCGCCGGGGGCGGCACGCTCCGGCGATTATCTCGTCGTGGAAAAAGACCTGATGGCGACGGGCGGGCCCGACATCAGCCGGTTGCATTCCGGGCGCAGCCGGCAGGACATCGGCTCGACCACACAACGGCTGATCACGCGCGACGATTTCCTTACCGCTTTCGAGAAGCTGAACGGCATGCGCGACGCACTGCTGGCGCTCGGCGCACAGGCGCCCAACGCGATCCTGCCGGCCTATACCTGGGGCGTGCAAGCGCAGCCGGTGACGCTCGGCCATTATGTCTCCGCCTATGCCAACGCGCTGGATCGACAAGCCGCTCGGATGCGCGAGGCCTATGCGCGGCTGAACCAGTCGCCGCTCGGCGCAGCCGCGCTCGGAACGTCGAGCTTCCCGGTCGACCGGCCGCGGCTGGCCGAACTGCTCGGCTTCGATGCACCGGTCGAAAACTCGCTCGACGCCAATCAGGTTTCGCCGATCGACGGCGGCGCCGAGCTGGCTGGCCTTGCGATATCGAGCGCGCTGATACTCGGCGCCTTCATCGCCGACGTCACCACGCAATATGCCCAGACCGAGCCGTGGATCATCCTGACCGAGGGCAACGAGACCGGCATCTCCTCGATCATGCCCCAGAAGCGCAATCCGAGCGGGCTGGTGCGGCTGCGCGCGGAGGCGAGCACGCTGATCGGCGAGGCCGCGACTTTCGCCATCATCGCCCACAATGTCGAGCCTGGCATGAGCGATTACAAGGATTTCGGCAACCCGAAGGAATATCCGAACGTGATGCTGCGGGACAAGGCGGCGCTGTTCGCGCATGCCGAGGACATGATCCGCACCATGCGCTTCCGCCCCGAGCGCGCGCTCGACGAAGTCAATAGCGACTACTCCACCACAACAGAACTCGCCGACACCCTGCAGCGCGAGGCCGACGTGCCCTTCCGCATCGGGCATCATTTTGCATCGGAGCTGGTCAACTACGGTCGCGGCCATCGTCTGCGTGCGAGCCAGATTCCGTATGCGGAAGCGCAGCGGATTTACGTGGACATCGCGACGGCTGCGAAGATGGAGACAAAACTGCCGCTGTCGGAAGAGCAATTCCGCCGCTCGCTCAGCGCGGAGAACATGGTCGAAGCGAGCAAGGGCCTGGGCGGCCCGCAGCCGGCCGAGGTCGCGCGCATGCTCAAGGGCGCGCGCGATCGCCTCGCGGCCGATCGTGCCTGGCTCGATGCAACGCGGACGAAACTCTCGGATGCATCGCAAAAGCTGCAGCAGGCCTTCACGGGATTGCGTGAGGTGAAATAG
- a CDS encoding MaoC family dehydratase, producing MRSCEQIIDSIQLGETVQFEKTVTEADVYMFAGITGDFAPVHVNEEYMKRTRFEGRIAHGVLILGLASTASSQFAARANVPGVSAGYDRVRFLGPVRFGDTIRIDYTLRRKDAERARLYCEVKGINQRNESVLSAEHIIKVIPNSNDSRLT from the coding sequence GTGAGAAGCTGCGAGCAAATAATCGATAGCATCCAGTTAGGTGAAACCGTTCAGTTCGAGAAAACAGTCACCGAAGCGGACGTCTATATGTTTGCCGGCATTACCGGGGATTTCGCTCCCGTACACGTCAACGAAGAATACATGAAGAGAACGCGGTTCGAGGGCCGGATAGCCCATGGCGTCCTGATCCTCGGACTCGCCTCCACCGCATCGAGCCAATTCGCGGCACGTGCGAACGTTCCGGGTGTTTCTGCAGGATACGATCGGGTGCGTTTTCTCGGACCGGTCCGATTCGGAGACACGATTAGGATCGATTACACTCTTCGCCGAAAAGACGCCGAGCGCGCCCGCCTCTACTGTGAAGTCAAAGGCATCAATCAGCGCAACGAAAGCGTTCTCTCGGCTGAGCACATCATTAAGGTCATTCCGAACAGCAACGACAGCCGGCTTACCTAA